From the genome of Chryseobacterium geocarposphaerae:
ACCTGGGCAAGTTATGGAAACTACGATCTGAACATGCTTCAAAATCAGGCAAGAAGATTCAATGTCGATTATCCTTTGAGTGAAGACCATATTAACGTGAAAACCTTATTCGGAGAATTGCATCCGACGGTTCGCAAAAGTGTCGGGATGGCAAGAGCATTGGGTGAACTGAATCTCAAGCTTGAAGGTACACATCACAGAGGTGTGGATGACGCTAAGAATATTGCGAAAATTTTACATTGGTGTCTGCAGCAGTAATGCAACAATTGAGCAGTACAATCTATAACAAAAACTCCCTTACGAAAAAGGGAGTTTTATTTAATTTAAATGTTATTGAATCGTGTAATTTTTAACAGCCACCTCAGATAGTCTGAAATATCCGAAAGGAAAATTATTGCTATTGCTCTGGTTAATGATATTTCCGCGTACAGCCGTCGGTATGGTAGAAAACGGATTGTCGTTATTACCAGATGCAGAAAGTATTTTTTTGAAATAATCGTAATATCTTTTGGATATTCCATAGAGTTTGATATCTACGGCATCTCCGGCTTTCAGGTCTTTGTTTGAAAAAAATATCGGGGTAAGGTTTCCCTGGTTGTTTTCATCGTTTTCCACACGGTATTGAGGAAATGCTATTTCAGGGATGGTTACTCGGTTCAGATAATAATTTTCCTGTGCTCCGTCATCATGATAATAATAAATGATCTCGACTTCATCTCCGGCTATTCCTCCTTCGTTATTTTGTTCGATATTATTTTCAATATTCGGAACGTTGATCAGCTTTTCCGTAGCGCTGTAGGTTTCGCCATTTACAACAATCTTTAACGTATAAGTTTCACCAATTACAGGCTGGAAGTTGTTGCAGATATATTCTCCCGTTCCCGGATTTTCGATGAAATTAAAAACAGTATTGGATGAATTATTCACCGTAACGCTGGCTCCGGAAACCGGGGGGAATTCATTGCTGTAATAAGCTGTTGTAGTAGATAATTTAATTTTTTGGACATTTCCTGAAGTGTTTTTTACCCAATCGATGGAAGCATCAATCACGAGCTTTGGTTCTGCTGTTTCCAGATCCACTTCAATTACTTTTTCACATGAGATGAGGGTAAAACCGGCCATGATGATTAGAAATTTTTTAAATATTTT
Proteins encoded in this window:
- a CDS encoding DUF4249 domain-containing protein, which translates into the protein MKIFKKFLIIMAGFTLISCEKVIEVDLETAEPKLVIDASIDWVKNTSGNVQKIKLSTTTAYYSNEFPPVSGASVTVNNSSNTVFNFIENPGTGEYICNNFQPVIGETYTLKIVVNGETYSATEKLINVPNIENNIEQNNEGGIAGDEVEIIYYYHDDGAQENYYLNRVTIPEIAFPQYRVENDENNQGNLTPIFFSNKDLKAGDAVDIKLYGISKRYYDYFKKILSASGNNDNPFSTIPTAVRGNIINQSNSNNFPFGYFRLSEVAVKNYTIQ